In Brevibacillus brevis NBRC 100599, a single genomic region encodes these proteins:
- a CDS encoding RecQ family ATP-dependent DNA helicase, giving the protein MNKQLMYDRLKLHFGYDSFRPGQEPIIERLLHGRSVLGLLATGGGKSVTYQLPAMLLSGLTVVVSPLISLMVDQVQQLRARKKIPATYLNSMQDPTESREILKGLSEGAYKLLYISPEKLQQTYVQQVLKRARVSLIAIDEAHCISQWGHDFRTDYLRLPEVVKQLGAPPVLAVTATATASVREEICNLFSIKKEDIVLQSLNRANIAYDLVEVGEETDRRSYVFDQIDCLQGPGIVYCSTRQAVDVLAASYQLEGKKRVHGYHGGMNSMERMLIQSQFLAGELDVIIATNAFGMGIDKPDIRYVIHYQMPASLEAYAQEIGRIGRDGKPGYALLLFSWDDLQIHQHMLEKEYPTQVQVQKYEQLCNTGVPLTNEALAMMDISEEMGALLAFYTERVLGLNEAAAAGESYPKAHIIWQETEKRKSFKQKKLAEMVSYVRGENCLRASINAYFKEKDHQFDLYCCKNCGLTMDAYFQTNDHTFAKNEQIKWNLRQALDTLLPNK; this is encoded by the coding sequence ATGAATAAACAGCTCATGTACGACAGATTAAAGCTGCATTTTGGATATGACTCGTTCCGCCCCGGTCAGGAGCCTATTATTGAACGTCTACTACATGGACGAAGTGTTCTCGGGCTATTAGCAACAGGTGGTGGGAAATCAGTGACGTATCAGCTGCCAGCAATGCTTTTGTCGGGTCTGACCGTCGTGGTTTCCCCATTGATCTCCTTGATGGTCGATCAGGTGCAGCAGCTTCGAGCGCGAAAAAAAATTCCGGCAACCTATTTGAACAGCATGCAAGATCCGACAGAGTCCCGCGAAATCTTGAAAGGGCTCTCGGAAGGTGCGTACAAGCTTCTGTATATTTCTCCTGAAAAGCTTCAACAGACCTATGTCCAACAAGTGTTAAAGCGAGCGCGGGTGTCCCTGATCGCAATTGATGAAGCGCATTGCATCTCGCAATGGGGACATGACTTTCGCACAGATTACTTGCGATTGCCTGAAGTCGTGAAACAATTGGGAGCACCTCCTGTTCTGGCTGTGACGGCGACTGCGACGGCGTCTGTTCGCGAGGAAATTTGCAACTTATTTTCCATTAAAAAGGAAGATATTGTGTTGCAGTCCCTGAATCGGGCAAATATCGCCTATGATCTGGTTGAAGTTGGGGAGGAAACAGACAGGCGTTCGTATGTATTTGATCAGATCGATTGTTTGCAGGGGCCTGGAATCGTTTACTGCAGCACGCGACAAGCAGTAGATGTGTTGGCAGCCTCTTATCAACTAGAAGGGAAAAAACGCGTTCACGGTTACCACGGGGGCATGAACAGCATGGAGCGAATGCTGATCCAATCCCAATTTCTCGCAGGAGAGCTGGATGTTATTATTGCAACCAATGCATTTGGTATGGGAATCGACAAGCCAGATATTCGCTACGTCATCCATTATCAAATGCCAGCCAGTTTAGAGGCATACGCACAAGAAATCGGGCGGATCGGCCGTGACGGCAAGCCCGGGTATGCGCTGCTTTTATTTTCGTGGGACGATTTGCAGATTCATCAGCACATGCTGGAGAAGGAGTACCCGACACAAGTACAAGTTCAAAAATACGAGCAGTTGTGCAATACTGGAGTACCTTTGACGAACGAGGCCTTGGCGATGATGGATATATCCGAAGAGATGGGCGCTCTCCTTGCCTTTTATACGGAAAGAGTGCTGGGCTTAAACGAAGCTGCTGCTGCGGGAGAGTCCTATCCAAAGGCTCATATCATTTGGCAGGAAACAGAAAAGAGAAAAAGCTTTAAGCAAAAAAAGCTGGCAGAAATGGTATCTTACGTAAGAGGAGAAAACTGTTTGCGTGCAAGCATTAATGCGTATTTCAAAGAAAAGGATCATCAATTTGATCTGTACTGCTGTAAGAATTGTGGCCTAACTATGGATGCGTATTTCCAAACGAATGACCATACATTCGCAAAGAATGAACAAATCAAATGGAATTTGCGGCAGGCGTTAGACACTCTTTTGCCGAACAAATAA
- a CDS encoding ferredoxin encodes MTTWVDKDTCIACGACGATAPDVFDYDDEGLAFNKLDDNANSVEIPDILHDDVRDAAEGCPTDSIKVE; translated from the coding sequence ATGACTACATGGGTAGATAAAGATACTTGTATTGCTTGCGGTGCTTGTGGCGCCACGGCTCCTGACGTCTTTGATTACGACGATGAGGGCCTTGCGTTCAACAAGTTGGATGACAATGCTAACAGCGTTGAAATCCCGGATATCCTGCATGACGATGTTCGTGATGCTGCTGAAGGATGCCCGACCGACTCTATTAAAGTGGAATAG
- the serA gene encoding phosphoglycerate dehydrogenase: protein MYKVLITDPLSEFGIQQLLDASDVEVVRQTNLSPAELIDVIGDYDALLVRSQTQVTAEVLSAGKRLKAVGRAGVGVDNIDINAATQAGIPVINAPDGNTISTAEHSFAMLMAVARNIPQAHKKLVDGTWDRKSFQGVELNNKVLGVIGMGRIGSEVAKRAKAFGMTVMGFDPFMTEERAQKMGVTNATVDEICRKADFITVHTPLTKETHHIISTREFAKMKDGVRLINCARGGIIDEKALYEAITTGKVAGAALDVFEEEPPVDNPLVGLPQVVTTPHLGASTIEAQENVAVDVSEEILKVLRNEPFKNAVNLPSIPAHVMEKVQPYFTLGEKLGHFLAQVTVGSISEISIKYSGELTDVDTSPLTRTVLKGVLSFRLGEEVNYVNAPILAKVRDITVTEQKTAQNKGFTNLLTVSLKTTQETRTVAGTRLNGYGARIVKIDDFAIDVAPEGYLLYIHHNDRPGVIGRVGSILGENSVNIATMQVGRRDIGGDAIMMLSVDKPLTPELLDTMGELAEVKSVTQIEL, encoded by the coding sequence ATGTATAAAGTACTCATTACTGACCCACTTAGCGAATTTGGAATTCAACAGCTCTTGGACGCTTCTGATGTAGAAGTTGTTCGTCAAACAAACCTCTCCCCTGCTGAACTGATCGATGTGATTGGCGACTACGATGCACTCCTCGTACGCAGCCAAACCCAAGTAACAGCAGAAGTACTTTCTGCCGGCAAAAGGCTGAAGGCAGTCGGTCGCGCGGGTGTTGGGGTCGATAACATTGATATCAACGCTGCCACCCAAGCAGGTATTCCGGTCATCAACGCTCCGGACGGCAACACCATCTCCACCGCAGAGCATTCGTTTGCCATGCTGATGGCTGTCGCTCGTAACATCCCTCAAGCTCACAAGAAGCTAGTAGACGGTACATGGGATCGCAAAAGCTTCCAAGGGGTTGAGTTGAACAACAAAGTACTCGGAGTCATCGGTATGGGCCGTATCGGTTCTGAGGTTGCGAAGCGTGCGAAAGCATTTGGCATGACCGTCATGGGCTTCGATCCTTTCATGACCGAGGAACGTGCGCAAAAAATGGGTGTAACTAACGCAACTGTGGATGAAATTTGCCGCAAAGCAGATTTCATTACGGTCCATACTCCGCTGACAAAAGAAACCCACCATATCATCAGCACGCGTGAATTCGCGAAAATGAAAGATGGCGTTCGCTTGATCAACTGCGCTCGCGGGGGAATCATTGACGAGAAGGCTCTCTACGAGGCGATTACCACTGGAAAAGTCGCGGGGGCAGCTCTGGATGTTTTCGAAGAAGAACCACCTGTAGACAACCCTCTCGTCGGTCTGCCTCAAGTGGTAACGACTCCACATCTGGGAGCTTCGACCATTGAAGCACAGGAAAACGTGGCCGTAGACGTATCGGAAGAAATCCTGAAGGTTCTTCGTAACGAGCCATTCAAAAATGCCGTGAATTTGCCTTCGATTCCTGCGCACGTGATGGAAAAAGTCCAACCGTACTTTACGTTGGGTGAAAAGCTGGGCCATTTCCTTGCCCAAGTGACAGTAGGTTCCATTTCGGAAATTTCCATTAAATATAGCGGTGAATTGACGGATGTAGACACGTCCCCGCTGACTCGCACAGTCCTCAAAGGTGTACTGTCCTTCCGTCTAGGCGAGGAAGTCAACTATGTGAACGCCCCAATTCTAGCAAAGGTGCGAGACATCACCGTAACGGAGCAAAAGACAGCACAAAACAAGGGCTTTACGAACTTACTAACTGTTAGCTTAAAAACGACGCAAGAGACACGCACAGTGGCTGGAACGCGACTCAATGGTTACGGTGCACGTATTGTGAAAATTGACGACTTTGCGATTGACGTAGCACCTGAGGGCTATCTGCTCTACATTCACCATAATGACCGTCCAGGTGTGATTGGACGTGTCGGTTCCATCTTGGGTGAAAACAGCGTGAACATCGCAACGATGCAGGTAGGACGCCGTGATATCGGTGGAGACGCGATCATGATGCTCTCTGTCGACAAACCATTGACGCCAGAGCTTCTCGATACGATGGGCGAGCTGGCGGAAGTGAAAAGCGTTACACAAATCGAGCTGTAG
- a CDS encoding CPBP family intramembrane glutamic endopeptidase yields the protein MKEDRLEVDEATLRLNLWLTQGIVIGVAAAGSLFVLGWDATLSLFSLPGWNAVLWAVFVAAGIIIASIVMDRYLPKRWQDDDSINEKVFGAMLPSTTVLVCMVVGVGEEWLFRGVIQSLAGNFWSSLIFTLIHVRYLKKPLMIISVFGTSLILGLLFSHYQSLWPSIVAHILIDVMLAFYLQKTIKKKGEEE from the coding sequence GTGAAGGAAGATCGGCTAGAGGTGGATGAAGCCACTCTTCGGCTGAATCTATGGTTGACACAAGGAATCGTGATAGGAGTGGCTGCTGCCGGTAGCTTATTCGTGCTGGGCTGGGATGCTACTCTGTCCTTGTTTAGTTTGCCAGGCTGGAATGCCGTACTGTGGGCCGTGTTTGTAGCCGCAGGTATTATCATCGCGAGTATTGTGATGGATCGTTACTTGCCGAAGCGATGGCAGGATGATGACAGTATCAATGAAAAAGTTTTTGGCGCCATGTTACCATCCACCACGGTTCTCGTCTGTATGGTAGTAGGGGTTGGAGAGGAATGGCTATTCCGTGGAGTGATTCAATCGCTTGCCGGGAACTTTTGGAGCAGCCTTATTTTTACACTGATCCACGTACGTTATTTGAAAAAACCGCTCATGATCATAAGTGTATTTGGTACAAGCTTGATCTTGGGGCTCTTGTTTTCTCATTATCAGTCCCTTTGGCCCTCGATTGTGGCTCATATCCTTATTGACGTCATGTTAGCATTTTATCTACAAAAAACAATCAAGAAAAAGGGGGAGGAAGAGTGA
- a CDS encoding SLC13 family permease codes for MTNQALFAIGIFLVTYAFIISEKLHRTIVAMSGGILMVLFGIITQEQAIHHIDFNTLGLLIGMMILVAITAQTGVFKYVAIRAAKVAKGKPIRILVYLSLITAIASAFLDNVTTVLLIVPVTFSIARQLQLNPIPFLISEIIASNAGGTATLIGDPPNIMIGSSVPELDFMKFLVNLSPIIIVIMAVTVVCLVLIYRKQLVTSPELSAKIMQLNERDEITDSRLLKKSLTVMALTILGFMLHGALHLESATIALTGAFLLLLLTGEHYLEDAISKVEWNTIFFFIGLFVLVSGLVETGVIAKLANEAMKLTGGDSLKTSLLILWLSAIASAFVDNIPFVATMIPMIKEMGSLGITNLEPLWWSLALGACLGGNGTLIGASANVIVAGLAAKEGHHIGFFSFMKIAFPLMILSILIAHVYVYLRYFIW; via the coding sequence ATGACGAATCAGGCATTATTCGCTATTGGTATCTTTTTAGTTACCTATGCATTTATTATTAGCGAAAAGTTACATCGAACCATTGTCGCCATGTCCGGCGGAATTCTCATGGTCTTGTTCGGGATCATTACACAGGAACAAGCAATTCACCATATCGACTTCAACACGCTCGGCCTACTGATTGGGATGATGATCTTGGTTGCCATTACGGCGCAGACCGGTGTTTTCAAGTATGTAGCCATCCGTGCAGCAAAGGTCGCAAAGGGCAAACCGATTCGTATCCTCGTCTACCTGAGCTTGATCACGGCCATTGCCTCCGCCTTTTTGGACAACGTTACTACTGTACTTCTCATCGTACCTGTGACGTTTAGCATCGCACGCCAGCTCCAGCTTAATCCGATTCCTTTTTTAATCAGTGAAATTATCGCCTCCAATGCTGGAGGAACTGCTACCTTGATCGGTGATCCACCGAATATCATGATTGGCAGTTCTGTGCCGGAGCTTGATTTTATGAAGTTTCTCGTGAATTTGAGTCCAATTATCATCGTGATTATGGCTGTCACCGTTGTTTGCTTGGTGCTCATATACCGTAAGCAGTTAGTAACATCACCTGAGTTGAGTGCAAAAATCATGCAGTTAAATGAGCGTGATGAGATTACCGACAGCCGTTTACTGAAAAAGTCCTTAACCGTCATGGCGCTGACGATTCTAGGCTTCATGCTGCACGGAGCGCTTCATTTAGAATCGGCCACGATCGCTCTGACAGGTGCTTTTCTCTTACTTCTGCTAACAGGAGAACACTATCTAGAAGATGCGATAAGCAAAGTGGAATGGAATACGATCTTTTTCTTCATTGGTCTATTTGTTCTCGTCTCCGGTTTAGTTGAAACTGGTGTGATTGCAAAACTCGCCAATGAAGCGATGAAATTGACAGGTGGAGATTCACTCAAAACCTCCCTGTTAATCCTCTGGTTGAGCGCAATCGCCTCTGCCTTTGTTGACAACATCCCATTCGTTGCTACCATGATTCCGATGATCAAGGAAATGGGCTCCCTTGGGATCACCAATTTGGAGCCGCTTTGGTGGAGCCTTGCACTCGGGGCGTGTTTAGGTGGTAACGGTACTTTGATTGGGGCTAGTGCCAACGTGATTGTGGCTGGCTTGGCTGCCAAGGAAGGACATCATATCGGCTTTTTCAGCTTTATGAAGATCGCCTTCCCGTTAATGATCCTGTCTATCTTGATTGCTCATGTCTACGTTTATCTACGTTATTTTATTTGGTGA
- a CDS encoding helix-turn-helix domain-containing protein, with the protein MNSRNSAAEEQDLLCAVALNAMLPLANERTLQSAYYILRGRKANQTLQDVHLYTLYPYYRMFSRFPREDWEKIVSTLFQARWILPVDAVGINSKPTFTFSDTGLQHAKHMYQKYRFDVWFAPFTQSDLAERIEPFWNRLHLMVQTISQMHQGDLGFIPVVSDKPAQRWVKNQLSDGTLRHAWKQQLSDELYRLWEPLDEGVQELLFCQLSGVGQVGKTMGQVAEIRQTSRSYLMLQFRYGLAASIQTLLAESNHYPLLSKLVTESHKLDPRLTESAARTYAMLQTGCDKKEIAKRRQMKESTIEDHLVEIALRCPEWDMTTYLPNELAKEIVETSERLDTSRLRLIKDQLEATVTYLQIRLALARATRGAK; encoded by the coding sequence ATGAACAGTCGGAACAGTGCGGCAGAGGAGCAGGACCTCTTATGTGCGGTCGCCTTGAATGCCATGTTACCTCTGGCCAATGAACGAACGCTGCAATCAGCCTACTACATACTGCGTGGCAGAAAAGCCAATCAGACACTGCAAGATGTGCATTTGTATACCCTTTATCCGTATTATCGGATGTTTTCCCGTTTTCCAAGAGAGGATTGGGAGAAAATAGTTTCAACTTTATTTCAGGCGCGCTGGATTTTACCTGTTGATGCAGTTGGAATAAACTCGAAACCGACCTTTACCTTTTCTGATACAGGATTGCAGCATGCCAAACACATGTACCAAAAATATCGGTTTGATGTATGGTTCGCACCTTTTACCCAGTCTGATTTGGCGGAGCGAATCGAACCATTTTGGAATAGACTTCATCTTATGGTGCAGACGATCTCGCAAATGCATCAGGGTGATCTCGGTTTCATTCCGGTCGTTTCGGACAAGCCAGCACAGCGTTGGGTAAAAAACCAATTATCTGATGGGACATTGCGACATGCTTGGAAACAGCAATTGTCTGATGAGCTATATCGATTATGGGAGCCCCTGGATGAAGGTGTGCAGGAGCTTTTGTTTTGTCAACTGTCAGGAGTTGGACAAGTTGGCAAGACCATGGGGCAAGTAGCAGAGATTCGCCAAACGAGTCGTAGCTATCTCATGCTGCAATTTCGATATGGGCTAGCCGCGTCGATTCAGACGTTGCTTGCAGAGAGCAATCATTATCCTCTTTTATCAAAACTGGTTACAGAATCCCACAAGCTTGATCCACGTCTCACCGAAAGTGCTGCCCGAACGTACGCAATGCTTCAGACTGGCTGTGACAAAAAGGAAATAGCGAAGAGACGACAAATGAAAGAAAGTACAATAGAAGATCATTTGGTAGAGATTGCCCTGCGCTGTCCGGAATGGGACATGACAACCTATTTACCGAATGAGCTGGCAAAAGAGATCGTGGAAACGAGTGAGCGACTCGATACAAGCAGACTCCGGCTCATCAAGGATCAATTGGAAGCAACAGTGACGTATTTGCAGATCCGATTGGCATTGGCACGAGCGACGAGGGGGGCAAAATGA
- a CDS encoding HAD family hydrolase, whose amino-acid sequence MIKTILFDVDGVMLSEERYFDASALTVWEFLYSPQYVGLAGEEFTASPEEAQIRRVREQVFAHDEVLNFIKSRGINSNWDMVFLAFSYQLIRLIEVVKTQVPEATSLLVEQIDRPQLAKVKEWAATYAPDFQVDYAAFTADFAKGSAQKAEMLLYLNQIAKERCGIATEMFSRNSDLWQLIQKTFQEWYLGDERVAASIGRETMQPGKKGFLADEIPIVPPAEMVELFRTLKEKGYTLGIGTGRPTIETHVPLSEMNILEWFDPNRVVTASHVLDAEEAFPSFAPMSKPHPYCYVKGLLGLDAPISDAVHFSLPIENGEEVLIVGDSLADFLAARSIGCKFAATLTGLSGQDARSKFEEEKADFILDDVRDILSIL is encoded by the coding sequence ATGATCAAAACGATCTTATTTGATGTTGACGGGGTTATGTTGAGTGAAGAGCGATACTTTGATGCTTCTGCATTGACAGTGTGGGAATTTTTGTACAGCCCACAGTATGTAGGGCTTGCAGGCGAGGAATTCACAGCTTCTCCAGAAGAAGCGCAAATCAGACGAGTGCGCGAGCAAGTTTTCGCTCACGATGAAGTGCTAAACTTTATCAAGTCACGTGGAATCAACTCCAACTGGGACATGGTTTTCCTCGCGTTTTCCTATCAGTTGATTCGTTTGATTGAAGTGGTTAAAACGCAAGTTCCAGAAGCAACGAGCCTTCTTGTCGAACAAATTGATCGACCGCAACTGGCAAAAGTGAAAGAGTGGGCTGCCACTTATGCGCCTGATTTCCAAGTAGACTACGCAGCGTTCACCGCTGATTTTGCCAAAGGTTCTGCACAAAAAGCAGAAATGCTGCTCTACTTGAACCAGATTGCAAAAGAGCGTTGCGGTATTGCAACAGAAATGTTCTCTCGCAATAGTGATCTATGGCAGTTGATTCAAAAGACATTTCAAGAATGGTATCTCGGTGACGAACGTGTGGCGGCATCGATTGGGCGTGAGACCATGCAGCCAGGCAAGAAGGGCTTCTTGGCAGACGAGATTCCGATTGTACCACCTGCAGAAATGGTCGAGTTGTTCCGCACGTTAAAAGAAAAAGGATACACACTGGGAATTGGAACAGGGCGTCCTACCATTGAGACGCATGTTCCCCTCAGTGAGATGAACATACTGGAATGGTTTGACCCGAACCGTGTCGTAACTGCCTCTCACGTACTCGATGCGGAAGAAGCATTTCCTAGCTTTGCGCCGATGTCCAAGCCACACCCTTATTGCTATGTAAAAGGGTTGCTCGGACTCGATGCACCGATTAGCGATGCTGTCCATTTTTCACTACCAATCGAAAATGGAGAAGAGGTGCTGATCGTCGGCGATTCACTCGCTGATTTTCTAGCGGCTCGCTCAATCGGTTGCAAGTTTGCAGCGACATTGACTGGACTGTCTGGTCAAGATGCGCGCAGCAAGTTTGAAGAGGAAAAAGCAGATTTTATTCTCGATGATGTGCGCGATATCCTTTCCATTCTGTAG
- a CDS encoding pyridoxal-phosphate-dependent aminotransferase family protein — MFADKMILRIPGPTPIPPRVQTAMNQPMIGHRSGKFSALFARTAERLKPYFGTKQDVYILAGSGTSALEMGVVNTLQPGDEAAVLVSGAFGERFAKICERYGIIAHRVEVPWGKAVTPELIETFLQKKPQIKAVFATYCETSTGVENPIADLAKAIRTHSDALFIVDAVSNLGAVPCEMDAWGVDIVVTGSQKAFMLPTGLAFLAASERAWQVIEQNKSLAFYLDLKAYRKSLAEQTTPYTPAVSLIFGLAEVLDIMEEEGLPAIVKRHELMRDMTRAAMRALNIKLMAEDQYASTTVTSCDPEGTFHAEALRKMLTQQFNITIAGGQQHLKGKIFRIGHMGYCEPLDVLQVISAIELSLHQIGAPVELGAGVKAAQEVLIAHV; from the coding sequence ATGTTTGCAGACAAAATGATTTTGAGAATCCCTGGCCCTACCCCTATTCCACCACGTGTCCAAACGGCGATGAACCAACCGATGATTGGACACCGCAGCGGCAAATTTTCCGCTCTTTTTGCCCGTACTGCTGAAAGACTGAAGCCTTACTTTGGCACCAAGCAGGACGTATACATCTTGGCAGGTAGCGGAACGAGTGCACTGGAGATGGGCGTCGTAAACACGCTTCAACCAGGCGATGAAGCTGCCGTCCTCGTCAGCGGTGCATTTGGTGAGCGCTTTGCAAAAATTTGCGAGCGTTACGGTATCATCGCCCATCGCGTGGAAGTGCCTTGGGGCAAGGCGGTTACACCTGAGCTGATTGAAACATTCCTGCAAAAAAAGCCACAAATAAAAGCCGTATTTGCTACGTACTGTGAAACATCCACTGGGGTAGAAAATCCGATTGCTGACTTGGCGAAAGCAATCCGCACTCATTCGGACGCCCTCTTCATTGTGGATGCGGTAAGTAACCTTGGTGCGGTTCCATGCGAAATGGACGCTTGGGGTGTCGATATCGTAGTAACTGGCTCGCAAAAAGCTTTCATGTTGCCAACAGGCCTTGCCTTCCTCGCTGCGAGTGAACGCGCATGGCAAGTGATTGAGCAAAACAAATCGCTCGCCTTCTATTTGGACCTGAAAGCATACCGCAAGAGCTTGGCCGAGCAAACAACACCGTATACGCCTGCTGTATCCCTCATTTTCGGTCTCGCCGAGGTATTGGATATCATGGAGGAAGAAGGCTTGCCAGCTATCGTAAAGCGCCATGAACTAATGAGAGACATGACTCGCGCAGCGATGAGGGCATTAAACATAAAACTGATGGCAGAAGATCAGTACGCATCTACGACCGTTACTTCTTGCGATCCTGAGGGTACCTTTCATGCAGAAGCTCTCCGCAAAATGTTAACGCAGCAATTCAATATCACAATTGCTGGCGGCCAGCAGCACCTGAAAGGCAAGATCTTCCGCATCGGGCACATGGGTTATTGTGAGCCATTGGATGTCCTGCAAGTCATTTCTGCGATTGAATTGTCGCTTCACCAAATCGGTGCTCCAGTTGAACTGGGTGCTGGTGTAAAAGCTGCTCAGGAGGTGCTCATCGCACATGTATAA